The following coding sequences lie in one Capsicum annuum cultivar UCD-10X-F1 chromosome 5, UCD10Xv1.1, whole genome shotgun sequence genomic window:
- the LOC107871034 gene encoding uncharacterized protein LOC107871034 isoform X2: MAHYFDSSSSSLVPPLIVKASKVDLEAGNVDQIQCRICLESHGRDFIAPCKCRGTSKYVHRECLDQWRAVKEGFAFSHCTTCKAPFYLRVNDLQRKWRTLKFRFFVTKDILFVFLSVQLVIASLGYLIYEIDTHQKFWLRLHWGFGSEVGFYYICGALVFFALVGISGCFLTCFDESVRDDLSLPCWNALSCCSCNGMCADCQTRTPHPGTTYICIDSNICSDCSNLSCECCSENESCTDCECGNCLGGDSDQSGIEGLLVVAVIVLALFALLGMVYSVLVATMVGQRIWQRHYHILEKTMLTKGLSKNHLSTSEAG, from the exons atggctcattattttgattcttcttcttcttctttagttCCTCCTTTGATAGTTAAAGCCAGTAAAGTTGACCTTGAAGCTGGAAACGTTGACCAAATTCAGTGTCGAATTTGCCTTGAAAGTCATG GTAGGGACTTTATTGCACCTTGTAAATGCAGGGGTACATCAAAGTATGTTCACCGAGAATGCCTTGATCAGTGGCGTGCTGTTAAG GAAGGATTTGCATTTTCCCATTGTACGACCTGCAAGGCTCCCTTTTACTTGAGAGTTAACGATCTTCAAAGAAAATGGCGAACTTTAAAGTTTCGGTTCTTTGTGACCAAAGACATTTTGTTCGTCTTTCTCTCAGTTCAGCTT GTTATAGCTTCACTAGGATATTTAATATATGAGATTGATACACACCAGAAGTTTTGGCTTCGTTTGCATTGGGGGTTTGGTAGCGAAGTGGGCTTCTATTACATTTGCG GGGCACTGGTGTTTTTCGCTTTGGTGGGCATATCTGGTTGTTTCTTAACTTGCTTTGATGAAAGTGTGCGCGATGATTTGAGTCTTCCCTGTTGGAATGCGTTGTCTTGTTGCTCTTGCAATGG AATGTGTGCAGACTGTCAGACGCGTACGCCTCATCCAGGTACAACTTATATCTGCATTGATTCCAACATATGCTCTGATTGTTCAAACTTGTCATGTGAGTGTTGCTCCGAGAATGAATCTTGCACGGACTGCGAATGTGGGAATTGCTTAGGAGGAGACAGTGATCAATCTGGGATAGAAGGATTATTAGTTGTTGCTGTAATTGTGCTAGCATTATTTGCCCTCCTTGGCATGGTTTACAGTGTTTTGGTTGCTACAATGGTTGGACAGAGAATTTGGCAACGACACTACCATATACTTGAGAAAACGATGCTCACAAAG ggtctatcaAAAAACCACCTCTCTACCTCTGAGGCAGGGTAA
- the LOC107871034 gene encoding uncharacterized protein LOC107871034 isoform X1, producing MAHYFDSSSSSLVPPLIVKASKVDLEAGNVDQIQCRICLESHGRDFIAPCKCRGTSKYVHRECLDQWRAVKEGFAFSHCTTCKAPFYLRVNDLQRKWRTLKFRFFVTKDILFVFLSVQLVIASLGYLIYEIDTHQKFWLRLHWGFGSEVGFYYICGALVFFALVGISGCFLTCFDESVRDDLSLPCWNALSCCSCNGMCADCQTRTPHPGTTYICIDSNICSDCSNLSCECCSENESCTDCECGNCLGGDSDQSGIEGLLVVAVIVLALFALLGMVYSVLVATMVGQRIWQRHYHILEKTMLTKEYVVEDVGEEPRSDWSPPPLPQQHVRKLESLGLL from the exons atggctcattattttgattcttcttcttcttctttagttCCTCCTTTGATAGTTAAAGCCAGTAAAGTTGACCTTGAAGCTGGAAACGTTGACCAAATTCAGTGTCGAATTTGCCTTGAAAGTCATG GTAGGGACTTTATTGCACCTTGTAAATGCAGGGGTACATCAAAGTATGTTCACCGAGAATGCCTTGATCAGTGGCGTGCTGTTAAG GAAGGATTTGCATTTTCCCATTGTACGACCTGCAAGGCTCCCTTTTACTTGAGAGTTAACGATCTTCAAAGAAAATGGCGAACTTTAAAGTTTCGGTTCTTTGTGACCAAAGACATTTTGTTCGTCTTTCTCTCAGTTCAGCTT GTTATAGCTTCACTAGGATATTTAATATATGAGATTGATACACACCAGAAGTTTTGGCTTCGTTTGCATTGGGGGTTTGGTAGCGAAGTGGGCTTCTATTACATTTGCG GGGCACTGGTGTTTTTCGCTTTGGTGGGCATATCTGGTTGTTTCTTAACTTGCTTTGATGAAAGTGTGCGCGATGATTTGAGTCTTCCCTGTTGGAATGCGTTGTCTTGTTGCTCTTGCAATGG AATGTGTGCAGACTGTCAGACGCGTACGCCTCATCCAGGTACAACTTATATCTGCATTGATTCCAACATATGCTCTGATTGTTCAAACTTGTCATGTGAGTGTTGCTCCGAGAATGAATCTTGCACGGACTGCGAATGTGGGAATTGCTTAGGAGGAGACAGTGATCAATCTGGGATAGAAGGATTATTAGTTGTTGCTGTAATTGTGCTAGCATTATTTGCCCTCCTTGGCATGGTTTACAGTGTTTTGGTTGCTACAATGGTTGGACAGAGAATTTGGCAACGACACTACCATATACTTGAGAAAACGATGCTCACAAAG GAATACGTTGTGGAGGACGTTGGTGAGGAACCTCGAAGTGATTGGTCACCGCCGCCACTGCCACAGCAACATGTTCGGAAGCTGGAATCACTTGGACTTCTATAA